From the Salvelinus sp. IW2-2015 unplaced genomic scaffold, ASM291031v2 Un_scaffold5092, whole genome shotgun sequence genome, one window contains:
- the LOC111960100 gene encoding NLR family CARD domain-containing protein 3, which yields MLISVWGISELAVICQRELKSNLKKKFQCVFEGIAKQGNPTLLNKIYTELYITEGGTGEVNNEHELRQIETTTRKQARPETAIKCNDIFKSLTGQDKRIRTVLTKGVAGIGKTVSVQKFILDWAEGKANQDVQFVFSFPFRELNLMREDKHTFIELLNHFSMETKPSRLSNYNKYKVLFIFDGLDECRLPLDFKKNKICCDVTESTSVDVLLTNLIKGNLLPSALIWITSRPAAANKIPSGCVEQVTEVRGFNDPQKEEYFRKRFSDKDLANRIISHIKTSRSLHIMCHIPVFCWISATVLEHMLKHKREEMPKTLTEMYTHLVVFHTKQKSEKYVGKEETGPHWNKESILSLGKLAFQQLVKGNLIFYEEDLKDAGIDVSEASVYSGLCTQLFKEECGLYQDKVYCFVHLSIQEFLAAVYVFLSFINNNENIMTKPLTKSSIFSLLFRDNPSVTVYKSAVDKALQSETGNLDLFLRFLLGLSLESNQKHLQGLLTKTRSSSKSHEETVKYIKEKIRENPSPERSINLFHCLNELNDHSLVEEIQSYLSSGSLSKPNLSPAQWSALVFVLLTS from the exons atgctaatcagtgtgtggggg ATCAGTGAGCTTGCTGTGATTTGCCAACGTGAACTCAAATctaatctaaagaagaagtttcaatgtgtatttgaggggatcgctaaacaaggaaacccaacacttctcaataagatctacacagagctctacatcacagagggtggaacaggagaggtcaataatgaacatgagctgagacagattgagacaacaACCAGGAAACAAGCAAGACCAGAGACTGCAATCAAATGTAACGACATCTTCAAATCCTTAACTGGACAAGACAAACGtatcagaactgtgctgacaaagggagtcgctggcattggaaaaacagtctctgtgcagaagttcatCCTGGACTGGGCTGAAGGAAAAGCAAATCAGGATGTCCAATTTGTATTTTCATTCCCTTTTCGGGAGCTGAATTTGATGAGAGAGGACAAACACACTTTCATTGAACTTCTTAATCACTTCTCAATGGAAACCAAACCATCAAGACTTTCCAACTACAACAAGTACAAAGTTCTGTTCATYtttgatggtctggatgagtgcCGACTGCCCCTAGACTTCAAGAAAAACAAGATCTGTTGTGACGTCACAGAGTCAACCTCAGTGGATGTTCTGCTGACAAATCTCATCAAGGGAAATCTGctcccctctgctctcatctGGATAACTTCCCGACCTGCAGCGGCCAATAAGATCCCGTCAGGGTGTGTTGAACAGGTAACAGAGGTACGAGGGTTCAATGACCCACAGAAGGAGGAATATTTCAGGAAGAGATTCAGTGATAAGGACCTGGCCAACAGAATAATCtcacacataaagacatcaaggagcctccacatcatgtgccacattccagtcttctgttggatttctgcaaCAGTCCTTGAACACATGTTGAAacataagagagaagagatgcccaagactctgactgagatgtacacacaccttgTGGTGTTTCATACCAAACAGAAGAGTGAAAAGTATGTTGGGAAAGAAGAGACAGGTCCACACTGGAATAAAGAGAGCATTCTGTCACTGGGAAAACTGGCTTTTCAACAGCTTGTGAAGGGCAATCTGATTTTCTATGAAGAAGACCTGAAAGATGCTGGCATTGATGTCAGTGAAGCCTCAGTGTACTCAGGATTGTGCACACAGCTCTTTAAAGAGGAATGTGGGCTGTACCAGGACAAGGTGTACTGCTTTGTtcatctgagcattcaggagtttctggctgctgTATATGTGTTCCTCTCATTCATCAACAACAATGAGAATATAATGACTAAACCTCTAACAAAATCCAGTATCTTTTCTTTGCTGTTCAGAGACAATCCTTCAGTTACTGTCTACAAGAGTGCTGTGGATAAAGCCTTACAAAGTGAGACAGGAAACCTGGACcttttcctccgcttccttctgggcctctcactggagtccaatcagaagcaCCTACAAGGTTTACTGACAAAGACAAGAAGCAGCTCAAAGAGCCATGAAGAAACAGTCAAGTACATCaaggagaagatcagggagaatccctctccagagaggagcatcaatctgttccactgtctgaatgaactgaatgaccattctctagtggaggagatccaaagctACCTGAGCTCAGGAAGTCTCTCAAAACCCAACCTGTCacctgcacagtggtcagctctggtctttgtgttgctgacttca